In a genomic window of Myxococcus fulvus:
- a CDS encoding peptidase domain-containing ABC transporter has translation MTSEETPRGYGQGWTRRFPALQRLRQRLRGIPEIRQLSATDCGAACLAMVLGYHGREMTLDQVREVTGPGRDGVSARMLLDAGRRLGLRGRAITLELDRLEYLPQACILHWDFNHYVVFEGRVGGQVRIVDPSQGRRLVSLESFSRHFTGVVLIFEPSEDFEQLRSRRTGVFRYVLPLLRQSDTLWRIVALSAVLQLFALAVPMLTGMVVDRVVPRGDYQLLWVLLLSLATLVGFNLVASLLRGHLLLELRTRIDSGMTLGFLDHLVDLTFAFFQLRPAGDLMMRMSTQTIVREILSSTALTTLLDGTLVLLFFGILFLTSTWMGLVVLAIGLLQLLLFLLTRERRRSLMSQSLELDAKNQSYQIGMLTGMQTLKSFGAERRAVEAYSHLFVDVQNVTLQRGRLALWVDSLTGALRLASPLVLMCVGTYQVLEGTLTLGEMLSLSALAGTMLLPMSNLIGAAGQVQLLGSYLERINDVLEAPVEQPADKPGATVELKGAIELDTVSFRYSANSPLVVQDVSLRVEPGQMVALVGRSGAGKSTLANLLLGLYLPTSGRVVYDGVDLGHLELRSVRSQMGIVLQDPSFFGYSLRDNITLSSPGLPLERVVEAAKLAHIHDDILAMPMQYDTLLVDRGLSLSGGQRQRLALARALVHRPAVLLLDEATSALDAITESQVQQALAGLQCTRIVIAHRLSTVRNADLIVVMDGGRVAELGRHEELLAKGGVYARLIRAQMESAEPLAKAG, from the coding sequence ATGACGAGTGAAGAGACCCCCCGGGGGTACGGGCAGGGATGGACGCGGCGCTTCCCGGCGCTCCAGCGGCTGCGGCAGCGGCTGCGAGGCATCCCGGAGATTCGTCAGCTGTCCGCCACGGATTGTGGCGCGGCGTGTCTGGCCATGGTGCTGGGCTACCACGGCCGGGAGATGACGCTCGACCAGGTGCGCGAGGTGACGGGGCCGGGCCGCGACGGGGTCTCCGCGCGCATGCTGCTGGACGCGGGGCGGCGGCTGGGCCTGCGGGGCCGCGCCATCACGCTGGAGCTGGACCGCCTGGAGTACCTGCCCCAGGCCTGCATCCTCCATTGGGACTTCAATCACTACGTGGTCTTCGAGGGGCGGGTCGGCGGGCAGGTCCGCATCGTGGACCCCTCCCAGGGGCGGCGGCTCGTCTCGCTGGAGAGCTTCAGCCGCCACTTCACCGGCGTGGTGCTCATCTTCGAGCCCTCCGAGGACTTCGAGCAGCTGCGCTCCCGGCGCACGGGCGTCTTCCGCTACGTCCTGCCGTTGCTGCGCCAGTCGGACACGCTGTGGCGCATCGTCGCGCTGTCGGCGGTGCTCCAGTTGTTCGCCCTCGCCGTGCCCATGCTCACCGGCATGGTGGTGGACCGCGTGGTGCCCCGAGGGGACTACCAGCTGCTCTGGGTGTTGCTCCTGTCCCTGGCGACGCTGGTGGGGTTCAACCTGGTCGCCTCGCTGCTGCGGGGGCACCTGCTGCTCGAGTTGCGCACGCGCATCGACAGCGGCATGACGCTCGGGTTCCTGGACCACCTGGTGGACCTGACGTTCGCCTTCTTCCAGCTGCGCCCCGCCGGCGACCTGATGATGCGGATGAGCACCCAGACCATCGTCCGCGAAATCCTCTCCTCCACCGCGCTCACCACCCTGCTGGATGGGACGCTGGTGCTGCTCTTCTTCGGCATCCTCTTCCTGACGAGCACCTGGATGGGGCTGGTGGTGCTGGCGATAGGGCTGCTCCAGCTCCTGCTGTTCCTGCTCACGCGGGAGCGCCGTCGCAGCCTGATGTCCCAGAGCCTGGAGCTGGACGCCAAGAACCAGAGCTATCAAATCGGCATGCTCACGGGGATGCAGACGCTCAAGTCCTTCGGGGCGGAGCGGCGCGCGGTGGAGGCCTACTCGCACCTCTTCGTGGACGTCCAGAACGTCACCTTGCAGCGCGGACGCCTGGCGTTGTGGGTGGACTCTCTGACGGGCGCGCTGCGCCTGGCCTCGCCGCTGGTGCTGATGTGCGTGGGCACCTATCAGGTGCTCGAGGGGACGCTGACGCTCGGTGAGATGCTCAGCCTCAGCGCCCTGGCGGGGACCATGCTCCTGCCCATGTCGAACCTGATTGGCGCCGCGGGGCAGGTGCAGCTGCTGGGCAGCTACCTGGAGCGCATCAACGACGTGCTGGAGGCGCCCGTCGAGCAGCCGGCGGACAAGCCCGGGGCCACCGTGGAGCTCAAGGGCGCCATCGAGCTGGACACGGTGTCCTTCCGCTACAGCGCCAACTCGCCCCTGGTGGTGCAGGACGTGTCACTGCGCGTCGAGCCCGGACAGATGGTGGCGCTCGTGGGGCGCTCGGGCGCGGGCAAGTCGACGCTGGCCAACCTGCTGCTGGGGCTCTACCTGCCCACGTCCGGACGCGTGGTGTACGACGGCGTGGACCTGGGCCATCTGGAGCTGCGCTCGGTGCGCTCGCAGATGGGAATCGTCCTCCAGGACCCGTCGTTCTTCGGCTACTCCCTGCGCGACAACATCACCCTGAGCAGCCCCGGTCTGCCATTGGAGCGCGTGGTGGAGGCGGCGAAGCTGGCGCACATCCACGACGACATCCTGGCCATGCCCATGCAGTACGACACGCTGCTGGTGGACCGGGGGCTGTCATTGTCGGGCGGGCAGCGTCAGCGGCTGGCATTGGCGCGGGCGCTCGTGCACCGCCCGGCGGTGCTGCTGCTGGACGAGGCCACCAGCGCCCTGGATGCCATCACCGAGAGCCAGGTGCAGCAGGCGCTGGCGGGTTTGCAATGCACGCGCATCGTCATCGCCCACCGGCTGAGCACCGTCCGCAACGCGGACCTCATCGTGGTGATGGACGGCGGACGCGTGGCCGAGCTGGGACGCCACGAGGAGCTGCTCGCGAAGGGCGGCGTCTATGCCCGGCTCATCCGGGCCCAGATGGAGAGCGCGGAGCCGCTGGCGAAGGCCGGCTGA
- the lanKC gene encoding class III lanthionine synthetase LanKC gives MFLTFLSPEYYETLERHRPSAEYLDLVKPHLDAGWKVIPGGYWTRCWPKEGHLAHGWKIHLAASNETAVELLQRTLPLLTQARVSFKFCADPAILRLSLNKNAPRTGAGKFVTIYPENEEHFLSLAESLHQATEGLWGPFLLTDRPYKGSKVVFYRYGTHLAEARLNLRGERVPGMTGPDGSWMDDHRKPHFFLPKWAKDPLSGWRIREQAPSSGDVRLNQRYRIERALKFNASGGIYQALDTKTGQTVILREARPLTSGSPERDEGFILLEKEARILQRLESTGYTPRFVELFKHWEHLFLVQEKIEAESLWGYAIGFSRGSSDLRPRDFFSRVRDTMTQLATALKVIHARGIVMRDLTRNNILFTSERRLRFIDLEFAFELDGDTPFTRSWTDGHSSPQQRRWERPAPSDDWYTLGAILIDQIAFLAPGLDLNREGTLRSFRQTLEDYHLPLKLHELALGLLEPDASRRWDLDRVLAVLGDIPEPTHDTPIVPIGGTTPPAPPPAPTLDVELDLTLAGIERFIVSKTDDTRDDRLWPDRGGSFSTNPLNLEFGAAGIAAFLHRRPGGVPTAAVEWMKRQLPRHRCPPGLFQGLAGTALVLQELGCTEQARAAMDEAASSSLLHQEFDLFWGDSGWGLANLHFWRRTGEEQYLTRALEVAEFLQRTKQESSQGVCWSSPTETPLGLFHGQSGPALFLTYLSLARPKEGFLELAVKALDFEVAHCQYSGDVLLWYPHTAAGNGQPKSPHMRHGTAGVGSALLRAHVATGEPRLLRLADQCANTVRDRHTNKLWLNYGLSGYGEFLVDMHRLLGDERYLHWACFLSEAIMAHRIQKEEGIAFPADSLLRISCDLGGGMAGIGLFLHRLRNPREPHFLFNDELLGLNAIRGQSTP, from the coding sequence ATGTTCCTCACGTTCCTTTCGCCCGAGTATTACGAGACGCTGGAGCGACACCGGCCGTCCGCCGAGTACCTCGACCTGGTCAAGCCACACCTGGACGCCGGCTGGAAGGTCATTCCAGGCGGGTACTGGACCCGCTGCTGGCCCAAGGAGGGGCACCTCGCGCACGGCTGGAAGATCCACCTCGCCGCGTCCAACGAGACCGCGGTGGAGCTCCTCCAGCGCACCCTCCCCCTGCTCACGCAAGCCCGGGTCAGCTTCAAGTTCTGCGCGGATCCAGCCATCCTGCGGCTGTCCTTGAACAAGAACGCGCCCAGGACGGGCGCGGGCAAGTTCGTCACCATCTACCCGGAGAACGAGGAGCATTTCCTCTCGCTCGCCGAGTCGCTCCACCAGGCCACCGAGGGCCTCTGGGGCCCCTTCCTCCTGACGGACCGACCCTACAAGGGCAGCAAGGTCGTCTTCTATCGCTATGGCACCCATCTGGCGGAGGCGCGCCTCAACCTGCGCGGCGAGCGTGTCCCAGGAATGACGGGCCCCGACGGTTCGTGGATGGATGACCACCGCAAACCCCACTTCTTCCTGCCCAAGTGGGCCAAGGATCCGCTCTCCGGCTGGCGCATCCGCGAGCAGGCCCCCTCCAGCGGAGACGTCCGACTCAACCAGCGCTATCGCATCGAGCGGGCGCTCAAGTTCAACGCCTCGGGCGGCATCTACCAGGCCCTCGACACGAAGACAGGACAGACGGTGATCCTCCGCGAGGCGCGCCCGCTCACCAGCGGCTCGCCCGAGCGCGACGAGGGCTTCATCCTCCTGGAGAAGGAGGCGCGCATCCTCCAGAGGCTCGAGTCCACGGGATATACGCCGCGCTTCGTCGAGCTGTTCAAACATTGGGAACACCTGTTCCTCGTCCAGGAGAAGATCGAGGCGGAGTCCCTCTGGGGTTATGCCATCGGCTTCAGCCGCGGCTCCTCGGACCTGCGTCCCCGGGACTTCTTCTCACGCGTCCGGGACACGATGACCCAGCTGGCCACCGCGCTGAAAGTCATCCACGCACGCGGCATCGTGATGCGAGACCTGACGCGCAACAACATCCTCTTCACCTCCGAGCGGCGCCTGCGCTTCATCGACCTGGAGTTCGCCTTCGAGCTGGACGGGGACACGCCCTTCACGCGCAGCTGGACGGATGGCCACAGCTCCCCTCAACAACGCCGCTGGGAGCGCCCCGCCCCCAGCGATGACTGGTACACCCTGGGCGCCATCCTCATCGACCAGATTGCCTTCCTCGCGCCGGGACTGGATCTGAACCGGGAGGGAACCCTCCGCTCGTTCCGCCAGACGCTGGAGGACTACCACCTGCCGCTCAAGCTCCACGAGCTCGCGCTCGGACTCCTCGAGCCCGACGCCTCGCGGCGATGGGACCTGGACCGCGTCCTGGCCGTGCTGGGTGACATCCCCGAGCCGACCCATGACACGCCCATCGTCCCCATCGGCGGCACCACGCCGCCCGCCCCCCCACCGGCGCCCACGCTCGACGTCGAGCTGGACCTCACCCTCGCGGGCATCGAGCGCTTCATCGTCTCCAAGACCGACGACACGCGCGATGACCGCCTCTGGCCGGACCGCGGCGGCAGCTTCAGCACCAATCCCCTCAACCTCGAATTCGGAGCCGCGGGCATCGCGGCCTTCCTCCACCGCAGGCCCGGCGGTGTCCCGACCGCCGCCGTCGAGTGGATGAAGCGCCAGCTCCCACGTCACCGCTGCCCCCCCGGCCTCTTCCAGGGCCTCGCCGGGACAGCCCTCGTGCTGCAAGAGCTCGGCTGCACCGAACAGGCCCGGGCCGCCATGGACGAAGCGGCGAGCTCCTCCCTGCTCCACCAGGAGTTCGACCTCTTCTGGGGAGATTCGGGCTGGGGCCTCGCCAACCTCCACTTCTGGCGAAGGACGGGAGAGGAGCAATACCTGACGCGCGCGCTCGAGGTGGCGGAGTTCCTCCAGCGCACGAAGCAGGAGTCCAGCCAGGGCGTCTGCTGGAGCAGCCCGACCGAGACGCCCCTCGGCCTCTTCCATGGCCAGTCCGGCCCGGCCCTCTTCCTGACCTACCTCTCGCTGGCCAGGCCGAAGGAGGGCTTCCTGGAGCTGGCCGTCAAGGCGCTCGACTTCGAGGTGGCCCACTGTCAGTACAGCGGCGACGTCCTGCTCTGGTATCCCCACACCGCCGCTGGCAACGGGCAGCCCAAATCCCCTCACATGCGCCATGGAACGGCGGGGGTCGGCAGCGCCTTGCTGAGAGCCCATGTCGCGACAGGTGAGCCTCGCCTCCTGCGCCTCGCGGACCAGTGCGCCAATACCGTCAGGGACCGCCACACCAACAAGCTCTGGCTCAACTATGGCTTGTCAGGTTACGGAGAGTTCCTGGTGGACATGCATCGCCTGCTCGGCGACGAGCGCTACCTCCACTGGGCCTGCTTCCTGTCGGAGGCAATCATGGCGCATCGCATCCAGAAGGAGGAAGGCATTGCCTTCCCCGCCGACAGCCTGCTGCGCATCAGCTGTGACCTCGGCGGTGGCATGGCGGGCATCGGTCTGTTCCTCCATCGGCTCCGCAACCCCCGGGAGCCACACTTCCTCTTCAATGACGAACTGCTCGGCCTCAATGCCATCCGAGGTCAATCCACACCCTGA
- a CDS encoding HlyD family secretion protein — translation MAYPFERTLRSLNYESDTRLVFVALMVLCAGGLVAWSLFAKVPLVKASSQARIEPHNAVHRIEPPSAGKVVRSLLKLDQTVKEGDLLIEFDARAERLELERSQATLAATEKELAIIRQQITNKRDEAALTAGVDEVAIKEALEREQELAPRHRLAVERAELALKSPTGAVSEMEKLERTTDVDALRSAKTAQSLALTRLRREQNVRRQALAAQLLELEREALGAEGRIRELQGAIDRLEYQIDRKLYRAPATGHLVDVAELGSGAFIADGQRVGTIVASDAEVRVRARFPKEVVGLIQPGQTARLKLDGYPMTIYGTVPARVTAVGTEPGQTATPEAIPGTVRVELKFAPPEDPRIQLRHGMTLTVEVEVAQASPVALLMRSVGEWNPQPDEPPVTVFRPEAEAR, via the coding sequence ATGGCATATCCCTTCGAGCGGACCCTTCGTTCCCTGAACTACGAGTCGGACACGCGCCTCGTGTTCGTCGCTCTGATGGTGTTGTGTGCCGGCGGGCTCGTCGCGTGGTCACTGTTCGCCAAGGTGCCGCTCGTCAAGGCCAGCTCACAGGCCCGGATCGAGCCACACAACGCCGTCCATCGCATCGAGCCGCCCAGTGCGGGCAAGGTCGTGCGCTCGTTGCTCAAGCTCGACCAGACGGTCAAGGAAGGCGACCTGCTCATCGAGTTCGACGCACGGGCCGAGCGCCTCGAACTCGAGCGGAGCCAGGCGACCCTCGCCGCGACCGAGAAGGAACTCGCCATCATCCGCCAGCAGATCACCAACAAGCGAGACGAGGCGGCTTTGACGGCGGGGGTGGACGAGGTCGCCATCAAGGAGGCATTGGAGCGGGAGCAGGAGCTGGCGCCCAGGCATCGGCTCGCGGTGGAGCGCGCGGAGCTGGCCCTCAAGAGCCCGACGGGCGCGGTCTCGGAGATGGAGAAGCTCGAGCGCACGACCGATGTCGACGCGCTCCGCTCCGCGAAGACGGCGCAGAGCCTGGCGCTCACCCGACTGCGGCGCGAGCAGAACGTGCGCCGTCAAGCCCTCGCCGCGCAGCTGCTGGAGCTCGAGCGCGAGGCGCTGGGCGCCGAGGGGCGCATCCGGGAGCTCCAGGGCGCCATCGACCGCCTCGAGTACCAGATTGACCGGAAGCTCTATCGGGCGCCGGCCACGGGCCACCTGGTCGACGTGGCGGAGCTCGGCTCGGGGGCGTTCATCGCCGACGGGCAGCGGGTCGGCACCATCGTCGCGAGCGATGCCGAGGTGCGGGTGCGCGCCCGATTCCCGAAGGAGGTCGTCGGATTGATTCAGCCCGGTCAAACGGCGCGCCTCAAGCTCGACGGCTACCCGATGACCATCTACGGGACGGTCCCCGCCAGGGTGACGGCCGTCGGGACCGAGCCCGGTCAGACGGCCACGCCCGAGGCCATTCCTGGTACGGTGCGCGTCGAGCTCAAGTTCGCGCCGCCGGAGGACCCCCGCATCCAGCTTCGCCACGGCATGACCCTGACGGTGGAGGTCGAGGTCGCGCAGGCGTCGCCTGTCGCGCTGCTGATGCGGTCGGTCGGCGAATGGAACCCGCAGCCTGATGAACCGCCTGTGACTGTGTTCAGGCCCGAAGCCGAGGCCCGCTGA
- a CDS encoding ATP-binding cassette domain-containing protein: MTPPRRRSSIIPEVIQISATDCGPASLKSLFAGMGAELNYRVLREVCQTDVDGTSIVTLDEVANQLGLDSEQVMLPLDHVVVPEAKALPAIIVTLSAGGRPHFVVLWNRVGPFIQVMDPAAGRHWTRISTLLSHLYQHTTSVPEAGWREWAGSEEAVATFERRLLDLGATDARALVARALEDPGYLSIARLDAACRASEAMIRAGAVRRGRTAAGLLQSMMAKDASGDVPIPAVYWSARPNPEVDGELSMTGAVLMRIRGWREAPREGEDAPRAVLASDLATELVAKQVSPARTLLRLRGEDSWVVPGLIAVGLVFATFGRILQALMLRGVLDLGRDLGTFAQRATGMAVLAGVALCFMLIQIPISLGLLGIGRRLEVRLRKAYFEKLPEMEDRYFQSRLASDMASRTHNIQAMRSLPLLLSQALILSLEVASITVALIWAAPYAWLTVLALAAVTLLVPLVAQKLLFEPDLRVQMHSGALSGFTLNALVGLTPIRIHGAERSLRRAQETLLVSWTQARYWLQTLSVGFEGVLMLVSYGLVMLLVYSYLAGTSRASLVLLVVYWALRFPILGQRLMVLSRAFPNAMNRVRRLLDVIGDIKEPQARPETPVQAPVAPAAAASGVSIVMEKVRVKGGGHTILDKVSLNIAPGEHVAVVGVSGAGKSTLVGLLLGWLRPARGEIRVDGQVLDQAAIERLRRTSAWVDPAISLWNQSLLDNLRYGNDGSHGWALSGALKGAEMLDILEALPDGLQTSLGEGGGLVSGGQGQRVRLARAMLRSGVRLAILDEPFRGLDRDRRARLLAESRRLWADITLLCVTHDVEHTQEFDRVLVVENGRILENGSPKELLANKESRYSVLLRADQENRTLLWGGGNWRHWWLSGGQLVEKPAPKPVEKPAAEPAAGGLKVVG; the protein is encoded by the coding sequence ATGACTCCTCCCAGGCGGCGGAGCTCAATCATCCCCGAGGTGATCCAGATCTCGGCGACGGATTGCGGCCCCGCATCACTCAAGAGCCTGTTCGCGGGGATGGGCGCCGAGCTCAACTATCGCGTCCTCCGTGAAGTGTGTCAGACGGACGTCGACGGCACTTCGATCGTCACCCTGGATGAAGTCGCGAACCAGCTCGGGCTCGACTCCGAGCAGGTGATGCTTCCGCTCGACCACGTGGTGGTGCCCGAGGCCAAGGCGCTTCCCGCCATCATCGTCACGCTCAGCGCGGGAGGACGGCCGCACTTCGTGGTGCTGTGGAATCGCGTCGGTCCGTTCATCCAGGTCATGGACCCGGCGGCGGGCCGTCACTGGACCCGGATTTCGACGCTGCTGAGCCACCTGTACCAGCACACCACGTCCGTTCCGGAGGCCGGCTGGCGCGAATGGGCCGGGTCCGAGGAGGCGGTCGCCACGTTCGAGCGCCGCCTGCTGGACCTGGGGGCGACGGATGCGCGGGCGCTCGTGGCCCGGGCGCTCGAGGACCCCGGGTATCTGTCGATCGCCAGGCTCGACGCCGCGTGCCGGGCGTCCGAAGCGATGATTCGCGCGGGCGCCGTCCGACGAGGCCGGACGGCGGCGGGTCTGCTGCAATCCATGATGGCGAAGGATGCCTCCGGCGATGTGCCCATCCCCGCGGTCTATTGGTCCGCTCGCCCCAACCCGGAGGTGGACGGCGAGCTGTCGATGACCGGCGCGGTGCTGATGCGGATTCGCGGTTGGCGCGAGGCTCCGCGCGAAGGCGAAGACGCGCCGAGGGCCGTGCTCGCCAGCGACCTGGCGACGGAGCTGGTCGCCAAGCAGGTGAGCCCGGCGCGAACGCTGCTCCGCCTGCGAGGCGAGGATTCGTGGGTCGTCCCGGGCCTCATCGCGGTGGGGCTGGTGTTCGCCACCTTCGGGAGGATCCTGCAAGCGCTGATGCTCCGGGGCGTGCTCGACCTGGGGCGCGACCTGGGCACGTTCGCGCAGCGCGCGACGGGCATGGCCGTCCTCGCGGGCGTCGCGCTCTGCTTCATGCTCATCCAGATCCCCATCTCCTTGGGGTTGCTCGGCATCGGCCGCCGGCTCGAGGTGCGGCTGCGCAAGGCGTACTTCGAGAAGCTCCCGGAGATGGAGGACCGCTATTTCCAGAGCCGGCTCGCCTCCGACATGGCGTCTCGCACGCACAACATCCAGGCGATGCGGTCGCTGCCGCTCCTGCTCTCGCAGGCGTTGATCCTGTCGCTCGAGGTCGCGAGCATCACCGTCGCGCTCATCTGGGCCGCGCCCTACGCCTGGCTCACCGTGCTCGCGCTCGCGGCGGTCACGCTGCTGGTGCCCCTGGTCGCGCAGAAGCTGCTCTTCGAGCCCGACCTGCGTGTGCAGATGCACTCGGGCGCGCTCAGCGGCTTCACCCTGAACGCGCTCGTCGGGCTCACGCCCATCCGGATCCACGGCGCCGAGCGGTCGCTGCGCCGCGCGCAGGAGACCTTGCTCGTCAGCTGGACCCAGGCGCGCTACTGGCTCCAGACGCTGTCGGTCGGGTTCGAGGGCGTGCTGATGCTGGTGAGCTACGGCCTCGTCATGCTGCTCGTCTATTCGTACCTCGCGGGCACGAGCCGGGCTTCGCTGGTGTTGTTGGTCGTCTATTGGGCGCTGCGCTTCCCCATCCTCGGCCAGCGGCTGATGGTGCTGAGCCGCGCGTTCCCGAATGCGATGAACCGGGTCCGCCGGCTCCTCGACGTCATCGGCGACATCAAGGAGCCGCAGGCCCGCCCGGAGACGCCGGTGCAGGCGCCTGTCGCGCCCGCGGCCGCCGCGAGCGGCGTGTCGATCGTGATGGAGAAGGTCCGCGTGAAGGGCGGCGGTCACACCATCCTCGACAAGGTGTCCTTGAACATCGCCCCTGGCGAGCACGTGGCCGTGGTCGGTGTCTCTGGAGCAGGCAAGTCGACGCTGGTCGGCCTGCTGCTCGGCTGGCTCCGGCCGGCGCGCGGTGAGATCCGGGTCGACGGGCAGGTGCTCGACCAGGCCGCCATCGAGCGGCTGCGGCGCACCTCGGCCTGGGTGGACCCGGCGATCAGCCTCTGGAACCAGAGCCTCCTCGACAACCTCCGGTACGGCAACGACGGCTCGCACGGCTGGGCACTGTCGGGGGCGCTCAAGGGCGCCGAGATGCTCGACATCCTCGAGGCGCTGCCAGACGGGCTGCAGACGTCGCTGGGCGAGGGCGGAGGGCTGGTCTCGGGCGGCCAGGGGCAGCGCGTGCGTCTGGCGCGCGCGATGCTGCGCTCCGGCGTGCGTCTGGCCATCCTCGACGAGCCCTTTCGCGGGCTGGATCGCGACCGGCGCGCGCGGCTGCTCGCCGAGTCCCGGCGGCTCTGGGCGGACATCACGCTCCTCTGTGTCACCCACGATGTCGAGCACACCCAGGAGTTCGATCGCGTGCTCGTGGTCGAGAACGGTCGGATCCTCGAGAACGGGTCGCCGAAGGAGCTGCTCGCGAACAAGGAGTCGCGGTACTCCGTGCTCCTTCGCGCCGACCAGGAGAATCGCACGCTGCTCTGGGGCGGAGGGAACTGGCGCCATTGGTGGCTGTCGGGAGGCCAGCTGGTGGAGAAGCCGGCGCCGAAGCCCGTGGAGAAGCCGGCCGCGGAGCCCGCCGCGGGCGGGTTGAAGGTGGTGGGATGA
- a CDS encoding ABC transporter ATP-binding protein, whose amino-acid sequence MTRPHSDLLWPVERLPDALEQLAQRQGYGRAGGEISPPAAAVEPSRVWMFALGDRLGVELEPITPLYHELPDVLDRAAPCILQVRRDGVPSYLVLLGTRRGKLRLLARDATAVLVPKKSALALLREEQEATVAEVDQLLAGVEMSPRAREHARSKMLLQRLGQAQLRTGWIMRPRRTASRRTLLGDIPSLVAGILVSHTLLSLVLAGSFWLLGRAALQARLETGWFLGWIAVIACAIPLRMLEVWWQGVFSIRLGTLLKQQLLAGTLKLTPDEVRLDGIGRHFGRVAEAEVVEQLAVGGALLAVLSLVDLVMAGVILVLGAGGWPQTVVLVLWVVVAFVLARRHYGVQRAWSSSRVEITHDLLERMLGHRTRLAQLPLERWHDGEDVRLSSYSEVSKVMDRRTMQLTALLRDGWLVLALLTLLPAFSTGTANASALAVSVGGILLALRAFDEVAVYFQQVSQAAVSFEQIRDLLLAVGRPELESKVPLELEGGKPTDADSGTLIEARGLTFRHDARTRPVLENCSFQIARDDRILLEGPSGGGKSTLVSLLTGLRSPQGGVMLLHALDRATFGSSGWRKRITAAPQFHENHVLSGSFAYNLLLGREWPTSPELRAKAAALCKELGLDELIAKMPAGLDEMIGETGWQLSHGEKSRLYIARTLLQGVELVILDESFASLDPETMRVAQRCVLNHAKALVVVSHP is encoded by the coding sequence ATGACGCGCCCTCACTCCGACCTGTTGTGGCCGGTCGAGCGACTGCCCGACGCGCTGGAGCAACTGGCGCAGCGGCAAGGCTATGGCCGGGCCGGGGGCGAGATCTCTCCACCCGCGGCGGCCGTCGAGCCGAGCCGGGTCTGGATGTTCGCGCTCGGAGATCGACTCGGCGTGGAGCTGGAGCCGATCACGCCGCTCTACCACGAGCTGCCCGACGTCCTGGACCGCGCCGCGCCCTGCATCCTCCAGGTCCGGCGAGACGGCGTCCCGTCCTATCTGGTGCTGCTGGGGACGCGGCGCGGGAAGCTGCGCCTGCTCGCGCGCGACGCCACGGCGGTCCTGGTTCCGAAGAAGAGCGCGCTCGCGCTCCTGCGCGAAGAGCAGGAGGCCACCGTCGCCGAGGTGGACCAGCTGCTCGCCGGCGTGGAGATGTCGCCCCGCGCGCGCGAGCACGCCCGCTCGAAGATGCTGCTGCAGCGGCTCGGTCAGGCGCAGCTTCGCACCGGGTGGATCATGCGCCCCCGGCGCACCGCGAGCCGGCGGACGCTGCTCGGCGACATCCCGTCGCTCGTCGCCGGCATCCTCGTGAGCCACACGCTGCTCTCGCTGGTGCTGGCCGGCTCGTTCTGGCTGCTCGGTCGCGCCGCGCTCCAGGCCCGCCTCGAGACCGGCTGGTTCCTGGGGTGGATCGCCGTCATCGCCTGCGCGATTCCGCTGCGCATGCTCGAGGTGTGGTGGCAGGGCGTGTTCTCGATCCGGCTCGGAACGCTGCTCAAGCAGCAGCTCCTGGCGGGAACCCTCAAGCTGACCCCCGACGAGGTGCGGCTCGACGGCATCGGCCGCCACTTCGGCCGCGTCGCCGAGGCTGAGGTCGTCGAGCAGCTCGCGGTCGGCGGCGCCCTGCTCGCGGTGTTGTCGCTCGTCGACCTGGTCATGGCGGGCGTCATCCTGGTGCTCGGGGCGGGAGGGTGGCCCCAGACGGTGGTGCTCGTCCTGTGGGTCGTGGTCGCGTTCGTCCTCGCGCGCCGGCACTATGGCGTCCAGCGGGCGTGGTCGAGCTCGCGCGTCGAAATCACCCACGACCTGCTCGAGCGCATGCTCGGCCATCGAACGCGGCTGGCTCAGCTCCCCCTGGAGCGCTGGCATGATGGCGAAGACGTCCGCTTGAGCTCCTACTCCGAGGTCTCGAAGGTCATGGACCGCCGGACCATGCAACTGACCGCGCTGCTGCGCGACGGCTGGTTGGTGCTCGCGCTGTTGACCTTGCTGCCGGCGTTCAGCACCGGTACGGCCAATGCCAGCGCGCTGGCGGTGTCCGTGGGCGGCATCCTGCTCGCGCTGCGGGCCTTCGACGAGGTCGCCGTCTACTTCCAGCAGGTCTCCCAGGCGGCGGTGTCGTTCGAGCAGATCCGCGACCTGTTGCTCGCGGTGGGCCGCCCGGAGCTCGAATCGAAGGTCCCGCTCGAACTGGAGGGCGGCAAGCCCACCGACGCCGACAGCGGGACCCTCATCGAGGCGCGGGGCCTGACCTTCCGGCACGACGCGCGCACCCGGCCGGTGCTCGAGAACTGCTCGTTCCAGATCGCGCGGGACGACCGCATCCTGCTGGAGGGCCCATCGGGTGGTGGCAAGTCGACGCTGGTGTCGCTGCTCACGGGCCTGAGGTCGCCGCAGGGCGGGGTGATGCTGCTGCACGCGCTGGATCGCGCGACGTTCGGCTCCTCGGGCTGGCGCAAGCGCATCACCGCCGCGCCGCAGTTCCACGAGAACCACGTCCTGTCCGGCAGCTTCGCGTACAATCTGCTGCTCGGGCGCGAGTGGCCGACCTCGCCCGAGCTGCGGGCCAAGGCCGCCGCGCTGTGCAAGGAGCTGGGGCTGGACGAGCTGATCGCCAAGATGCCCGCCGGCCTCGATGAGATGATCGGCGAGACCGGCTGGCAGCTCTCGCACGGCGAGAAGAGCCGGCTCTACATCGCGCGCACGCTGTTGCAGGGGGTGGAGCTGGTCATCCTCGATGAGAGCTTCGCCTCCCTCGACCCCGAGACCATGCGGGTCGCGCAGCGCTGCGTCCTCAACCACGCGAAAGCCCTCGTGGTCGTCAGCCACCCATGA